Proteins co-encoded in one Candidatus Thiodictyon syntrophicum genomic window:
- a CDS encoding glycosyltransferase family 4 protein, whose protein sequence is MTAPDPRRIAFCTTVDWYFCHHYLALARAVREAGFTVSVITGVAEHADLIRDAGLDLIPLAVSRKGMNPLRELQSILALKRILRCLRPALLHNIAQKPVLYGTLAARLAGVPAVVNGVAGMGYLFTSGSGRARLLRPLVGRAYRALLAAPNVRVLVQNPDDQRQVRRLTGVEPVLIPGSGVDLTRFVPRPEPPGPPVVVLASRMLWDKGIGEFVAAARLLRERGSPARLVLVGKPDPGNPASVAEDQLRDWAREGCIQWWGYRADMPAVMAAAHIACLPSYYREGLPKFLIEAAAAGLPLVTTDATGCREAVEPEKNGLLVPPRDPDALADALERLAGDEDLRRRFGARSRVLAQERFDATRIHGATLAVYDELLKRCEVHQ, encoded by the coding sequence ATGACCGCGCCCGACCCCAGGCGGATCGCCTTCTGCACCACGGTCGACTGGTACTTCTGCCACCACTACTTGGCCCTGGCCCGTGCGGTGCGTGAGGCGGGCTTCACGGTCAGCGTCATCACCGGGGTGGCCGAGCACGCCGACCTCATCCGCGACGCCGGGCTCGACCTGATCCCGCTCGCGGTCTCCCGCAAGGGGATGAATCCACTGCGGGAACTCCAGAGCATCCTGGCGCTCAAGCGCATCCTGCGGTGTTTGCGGCCCGCCCTGCTGCACAACATCGCCCAGAAACCGGTCCTCTACGGCACCCTGGCGGCCCGCCTGGCGGGGGTGCCCGCGGTGGTCAACGGCGTCGCCGGGATGGGCTACCTCTTTACCTCCGGGTCAGGCCGCGCGCGCCTGCTCCGCCCCCTGGTGGGCCGCGCCTATCGCGCCCTGCTCGCCGCCCCCAATGTGCGGGTGCTGGTCCAGAACCCGGACGACCAGCGGCAGGTCCGGCGCCTGACCGGGGTGGAGCCGGTCCTGATCCCGGGCTCCGGAGTGGACTTGACGCGCTTCGTCCCACGTCCGGAGCCGCCGGGGCCGCCGGTGGTGGTGCTCGCCTCGCGGATGCTGTGGGACAAGGGCATCGGGGAGTTCGTGGCCGCCGCCCGGCTGCTGCGGGAGCGCGGGAGCCCGGCGCGCCTGGTCCTGGTGGGCAAGCCGGACCCCGGCAACCCCGCCTCGGTCGCCGAGGACCAACTCCGGGACTGGGCCCGCGAGGGGTGCATCCAGTGGTGGGGCTATCGTGCCGACATGCCCGCGGTCATGGCCGCCGCGCACATCGCCTGCCTGCCGTCCTATTATCGCGAGGGCCTGCCGAAGTTCCTGATCGAGGCCGCCGCGGCGGGCCTGCCCCTGGTCACGACCGACGCTACTGGTTGCCGGGAGGCGGTGGAGCCGGAGAAGAACGGCCTCCTGGTACCGCCCCGGGACCCGGACGCCCTGGCCGACGCCTTGGAGCGTCTCGCGGGTGACGAGGACCTGCGACGGCGCTTCGGCGCCCGCTCCCGGGTCCTGGCGCAGGAGCGCTTCGACGCGACGCGCATCCATGGGGCGACCCTGGCGGTTTATGACGAGCTACTGAAGCGATGTGAGGTACACCAATGA
- the asnB gene encoding asparagine synthase (glutamine-hydrolyzing) — MCGFCGVIEPGAAAEPALRQALERMNQTLLHRGPDDGGLWLDAAAGVGLGHRRLAILDLSPLGHQPMVSPDGRYVLAYNGEIYNYQALRRAIGDDYPWRGHSDTEVLLAWLSLRGPAATLTECNGMFAFALWDRQARRLTLARDRLGEKPLYYGYNRGRFLFGSELKAITAHPGWQGELNRDALAAYLRLGYVPAPHCIYRDLRKLAPGTYATLTPGQEEPTLHTYWSARSAAEQGLAAPFKGPEAEAVGALERLLMDAVGLRMRADVPLGAFLSGGIDSSTVVALMQAQSQRPVRTFTIGFHEAGFNEAEDARRVAAHLGTDHTELYVTAQDGLATIPSLARLWDEPFADPSQIPTLLVSEMARRAVTVCLSGDGGDELFGGYSRYLWTRDTWRRIGWVPLGLRRALAAAVTGIGTGTWDRLLAPVARFLPGPLAIANPGDRVHKAIDILTGDSPQALYLRMVSHWKDPAALVIGATEPLSVLTDPARRARTMSITESMMYMDSVLYLPDDILVKLDRASMGVSLESRVPLLDHRVYEFAWSLPLAWKVRGRRGKLPLRRILARHVPPALFERPKMGFGVPLAAWLRGPLRDWAEDLLAAERLARDGILRPAPIRARWAEHLAGRRDWSYYLWDLLMFQAWLDLARASGALGARP, encoded by the coding sequence ATGTGCGGTTTTTGCGGGGTCATAGAACCCGGCGCGGCGGCGGAGCCCGCACTGCGCCAAGCGCTCGAGCGGATGAACCAGACCCTGCTCCACCGCGGGCCGGACGACGGGGGCCTCTGGCTGGATGCCGCGGCCGGGGTCGGTCTGGGGCACCGCCGCCTGGCCATCCTCGATCTGTCGCCCCTGGGGCACCAGCCCATGGTCTCGCCCGACGGGCGCTATGTCCTCGCCTACAACGGCGAGATCTACAACTATCAGGCCCTGCGCCGGGCGATCGGCGACGACTATCCCTGGCGCGGGCATTCGGACACCGAGGTCCTGCTCGCCTGGCTATCCCTACGTGGGCCGGCGGCCACCCTGACCGAATGCAACGGCATGTTCGCCTTCGCGCTCTGGGACCGGCAGGCGCGCCGCCTGACCCTGGCGCGTGACCGCCTGGGCGAGAAGCCCCTCTATTATGGCTACAACCGCGGGCGCTTCCTGTTCGGCTCCGAGCTCAAGGCGATCACCGCCCACCCCGGCTGGCAGGGCGAACTCAACCGGGACGCGCTCGCCGCCTATCTGCGCCTGGGCTATGTCCCGGCGCCCCATTGCATCTACCGGGATCTTCGTAAGCTCGCCCCCGGGACCTACGCCACCCTGACCCCGGGCCAGGAAGAACCGACCCTGCACACCTACTGGAGCGCCCGCAGCGCGGCCGAACAGGGCCTTGCCGCACCCTTTAAGGGCCCCGAGGCAGAGGCCGTGGGCGCCTTGGAGCGGCTGCTGATGGACGCGGTGGGGCTGCGGATGCGCGCCGATGTGCCGCTGGGGGCCTTCCTGTCCGGGGGCATCGACTCCAGCACCGTGGTCGCCCTGATGCAGGCCCAGTCGCAACGACCGGTGCGTACCTTTACCATCGGCTTCCATGAGGCGGGCTTCAACGAGGCCGAGGACGCCCGGCGGGTCGCCGCGCACCTGGGCACCGACCACACGGAACTCTATGTCACCGCCCAGGATGGGTTGGCGACCATCCCCAGCCTGGCGCGCCTCTGGGACGAACCCTTCGCCGACCCCTCCCAGATCCCGACCCTGCTGGTCAGTGAGATGGCCCGGCGGGCGGTGACCGTGTGCCTGTCCGGGGATGGCGGGGACGAACTCTTCGGCGGCTATTCCCGGTACCTGTGGACGCGCGACACCTGGCGGCGGATCGGTTGGGTGCCGCTGGGCCTGCGCCGGGCCCTCGCCGCCGCCGTAACCGGGATCGGCACCGGGACCTGGGATCGGCTGCTCGCCCCCGTCGCCCGCTTCCTGCCCGGCCCGCTCGCCATCGCCAACCCCGGCGACCGGGTGCACAAGGCGATCGACATCCTGACGGGTGACTCACCGCAGGCCCTGTATCTGCGCATGGTCTCCCACTGGAAGGACCCGGCCGCCCTGGTGATCGGTGCCACTGAGCCACTGAGCGTCCTCACCGACCCTGCCCGGCGCGCCCGCACCATGTCCATCACCGAGTCCATGATGTACATGGACTCGGTCCTCTACCTGCCGGACGACATCCTGGTGAAGCTCGATCGGGCCAGCATGGGGGTCAGCCTGGAGTCGCGCGTGCCGCTCCTGGACCACCGGGTCTACGAGTTTGCCTGGTCGCTGCCGCTCGCCTGGAAGGTCCGCGGGCGCCGCGGCAAGCTGCCGCTACGCCGCATCCTGGCCCGACACGTCCCGCCTGCCCTGTTCGAGCGCCCCAAGATGGGCTTCGGGGTGCCCCTGGCAGCATGGCTGCGCGGGCCGCTGCGCGACTGGGCGGAAGACCTGCTGGCCGCCGAGCGGCTGGCGCGCGATGGCATCCTGCGCCCGGCGCCGATCCGCGCCCGCTGGGCGGAACACCTGGCGGGCCGTCGCGACTGGTCCTATTATCTGTGGGACCTGCTGATGTTCCAGGCCTGGCTGGACCTGGCGCGCGCCAGCGGGGCCCTGGGCGCGCGGCCATGA